One Brevibacterium spongiae DNA segment encodes these proteins:
- a CDS encoding carbon-nitrogen hydrolase family protein, which translates to MKFALAQINSTTTVPDNLEKVRTYTGEAAESGARFIVFPEATMSAFGSGLRTIAEEHAESWRAALQDLAAETGITIIVGEFAATADKVINLLGVYAPTGERREYAKIHLYDAFGFKESDTVEAGEDPLVIDIDDETIGLALCYDIRFPKLFAELSRRGARLAVVAASWGAGERKVEQWEILARARALDSNMFIAALGQADPEVTGVDVPKKGPTGVGHSLVSDPLGKVLHSLDGAERLEIVDLDLNAADSAAEAVPVLANAKLGY; encoded by the coding sequence ATGAAGTTCGCGCTTGCTCAGATCAACTCGACCACCACGGTGCCCGACAACCTCGAGAAGGTCCGCACCTATACCGGCGAGGCGGCCGAATCCGGAGCCCGTTTCATCGTCTTCCCCGAGGCCACGATGTCGGCCTTCGGTTCGGGACTGCGCACCATCGCCGAGGAGCACGCAGAGTCCTGGAGGGCCGCGCTGCAGGATCTCGCCGCCGAAACCGGCATCACCATCATCGTCGGCGAATTCGCTGCGACAGCGGACAAGGTCATCAATCTGCTGGGCGTGTATGCGCCGACCGGCGAGCGTCGCGAATATGCGAAGATCCACCTCTACGACGCCTTCGGCTTCAAGGAATCCGACACCGTGGAAGCCGGAGAGGACCCGCTTGTCATCGACATCGACGACGAGACCATCGGCCTGGCCCTGTGCTATGACATCCGGTTCCCCAAGCTGTTCGCCGAGCTCAGCCGTCGGGGAGCTCGCCTGGCAGTCGTCGCCGCCTCCTGGGGAGCGGGAGAGCGCAAGGTCGAACAGTGGGAGATCCTCGCCCGTGCCAGGGCACTGGACTCGAACATGTTCATCGCCGCTCTCGGCCAGGCCGATCCCGAAGTCACCGGAGTCGACGTGCCGAAGAAGGGACCCACCGGGGTCGGGCACAGTCTCGTCTCGGACCCGTTGGGCAAGGTCCTCCACTCCCTCGACGGCGCCGAACGCCTCGAAATCGTCGACCTCGACCTCAACGCTGCCGACTCCGCCGCCGAGGCGGTCCCTGTGCTGGCGAATGCGAAGCTCGGTTACTGA
- a CDS encoding biotin--[acetyl-CoA-carboxylase] ligase produces the protein MNSQHLPLLVDADSVLRAAAERGLSLPPLIWDDTCASTNDDLARLVRENANADTPLAEFTIRGTDFQNSGHGRLGRTWTVPNRRSLTWSILLTPPAGFSHWGWIPLIAGEAVRAAVAEAGVPAVIKWPNDVLTDEGKKLCGILARVEPLAGGAQIVLGMGVNTRLEPADLPRADASSIAIETGRDGSEIDHEALLVSSLSTLIPSFRELTEYGEKDFRTSAVAQRVREHMVTLGTRVRVEKPDGSDIIGIATGLDSGADLIIDDRVSVSAGDVHHLRPATTPDGGAR, from the coding sequence GTGAACAGCCAACACCTTCCTCTCCTCGTCGACGCCGACTCCGTGCTCCGCGCAGCGGCGGAACGAGGTCTTTCGCTTCCGCCTCTGATCTGGGACGACACCTGCGCGTCGACGAACGACGATCTCGCCCGGCTGGTCCGTGAGAACGCGAACGCCGACACGCCCTTGGCCGAGTTCACGATCCGCGGCACCGATTTCCAGAACTCGGGGCACGGTCGGCTCGGACGGACTTGGACGGTGCCGAATCGACGCAGTCTGACGTGGTCGATCCTGCTCACGCCCCCAGCCGGATTCTCCCACTGGGGCTGGATTCCGCTCATCGCCGGGGAAGCCGTGCGCGCAGCCGTCGCCGAGGCGGGTGTGCCCGCCGTCATCAAGTGGCCCAACGATGTGCTCACCGATGAGGGCAAGAAGCTGTGCGGAATCCTCGCCCGCGTCGAACCCTTGGCCGGCGGCGCACAGATCGTGCTGGGGATGGGGGTGAACACCCGGTTGGAGCCCGCTGACCTGCCGCGTGCCGATGCGAGTTCGATCGCGATCGAAACCGGGCGCGACGGTTCAGAAATTGATCATGAAGCGTTGTTAGTCTCGAGCCTGAGCACCTTGATTCCCAGTTTCAGAGAGCTGACTGAGTATGGCGAGAAGGATTTCCGAACCAGCGCCGTCGCGCAGAGAGTGCGTGAGCACATGGTGACGCTCGGGACCAGGGTCCGCGTGGAGAAGCCCGACGGTTCGGACATCATCGGCATCGCCACCGGCCTCGACTCCGGCGCTGACCTCATCATCGACGATCGGGTCTCCGTCAGTGCCGGCGACGTCCACCACCTGCGTCCCGCGACGACTCCGGACGGGGGTGCGCGGTGA
- a CDS encoding DNA gyrase/topoisomerase IV subunit A, with amino-acid sequence MPEGRVIDVDVSSEMESSYLEYAYSVIYSRALPDARDGLKPVQRRIVYQMGDMGLRPERGHVKSSRIVGDVMGKLHPHGDSAIYDALVRLSQDFIMRVPLVDGHGNFGSLDDGPAAPRYTEARLTTASMQMIAGLDEDVVDFIPNYDNTLTQPEVLPSAFPNLLINGASGIAVGMATNMAPHNPGEVITACAHLIRNPDASLNELMRFIPGPDLPTGGRIIGLDGVREAYETGRGTFRTRATVSIENISARRKGIVVTELPYLVGPEKVVSKVKDAVGAKKLTGIASIDDYSDRKNGMRLVIGIKNGFNPEAVLAELYRQTPLEESFGINNVCLVEGQPSTLGLRDLLMVYLSHRIDVVRRRTVFQLRKAKDRLHLVEGLLIAILDIDEVIQLIRSSDDAATARTRLMDVFELSELQATYILDLQLRRLTKFSRLELEAERDELKKRIDYLESLLADEAKLRELVAAELEATAEIIGSPRRTVLIEGSMKELTAKGKKAPTNLKIADSPCRVLLSTSGRIARTSDAAPLARDGKRSSHDALTSEIVTTTQGKVGAVTTTGRLHMVDVVDLPALPPAAARPNVAGGVKIAEYAALEKNEKILGLIDLDREFVIGTAQGVVKRVSVTGRPNKNEWEAITLKGKDTVVGVAQPEDIDDSLAVFVTSNAQLLAFDASGLRAQGWNASGVAGIKVAADARVVFFGMTPKAAKTDEDGDADAELGSFAVVTIASGENFYGAPSSSIKVSEFSEFPTKGRATSGVRAHKFLKGETELSLAWVGDSPQAAASAGGARILPAELSRRDGTGSPLESKIDVIGTLPRLGGAESIDHTAAATADDADAGDEYAAEPEDSSAEADAGSARGTGKGRSAGKASAGKKSAGKRRGGEQGLATSFDGLDLDLDDAKDEIARSKFDDEDAVIVSHDDDDDDSALF; translated from the coding sequence ATGCCCGAAGGCAGAGTCATCGATGTCGACGTCTCTTCAGAGATGGAGAGCTCGTACCTCGAGTATGCGTATTCGGTCATCTACTCACGCGCACTGCCCGACGCCCGCGATGGTCTCAAACCCGTCCAGCGGCGCATCGTCTACCAGATGGGCGATATGGGGCTGCGCCCCGAACGCGGTCATGTGAAGTCTTCCCGCATCGTCGGTGATGTCATGGGCAAGCTCCACCCCCACGGCGATTCGGCGATCTATGACGCGCTGGTGCGTCTGAGCCAGGACTTCATCATGCGGGTGCCGCTGGTCGACGGGCACGGCAACTTCGGTTCCCTCGATGACGGACCTGCCGCACCCCGCTACACCGAGGCCCGGCTGACCACGGCGTCGATGCAGATGATCGCCGGCCTCGACGAAGACGTCGTCGACTTCATCCCGAACTACGACAACACGCTGACCCAACCAGAAGTCCTGCCGAGCGCCTTCCCGAACCTGCTCATCAATGGGGCCTCGGGCATCGCGGTCGGCATGGCCACGAATATGGCCCCGCACAATCCCGGCGAGGTCATCACCGCCTGTGCCCACCTCATCCGCAACCCGGATGCGAGTCTCAATGAGCTCATGCGCTTCATTCCCGGACCCGATCTGCCCACGGGCGGTCGGATCATCGGCCTCGACGGTGTGCGCGAGGCCTATGAGACGGGGCGCGGCACGTTCCGCACCCGCGCCACAGTGTCGATCGAGAACATCAGTGCCCGCCGCAAGGGCATCGTCGTCACCGAGCTGCCCTACCTGGTCGGTCCGGAGAAGGTGGTCTCGAAGGTCAAGGACGCCGTCGGTGCGAAGAAGCTGACCGGAATCGCGTCGATCGATGACTACTCCGACCGCAAGAACGGCATGCGCCTGGTGATCGGGATCAAGAACGGCTTCAACCCCGAAGCGGTGCTCGCCGAACTCTACCGGCAGACCCCTCTCGAGGAGTCCTTCGGCATCAACAACGTCTGCCTCGTCGAAGGCCAGCCCTCGACGTTGGGGCTGCGGGACCTGCTCATGGTCTATCTCAGCCATCGCATCGACGTCGTGCGCCGGCGCACCGTCTTCCAGCTGCGCAAGGCCAAGGACCGGCTCCACCTCGTCGAAGGTCTGCTCATTGCGATCCTCGACATCGACGAGGTCATCCAGCTCATCCGCTCCTCCGATGATGCGGCCACCGCACGCACCCGGCTGATGGACGTCTTCGAGCTCTCCGAGCTGCAGGCGACCTACATCCTCGACCTGCAGCTGCGCAGGCTCACGAAGTTCTCCCGGCTCGAACTCGAAGCTGAGCGGGACGAACTGAAGAAGCGCATCGACTACCTCGAATCGCTGCTGGCCGATGAGGCGAAGCTGCGTGAACTCGTCGCCGCCGAACTCGAAGCGACCGCAGAGATCATCGGTTCGCCACGGCGCACCGTGCTCATCGAAGGATCGATGAAGGAGCTCACGGCCAAGGGCAAGAAGGCTCCGACAAACCTTAAGATCGCCGACTCCCCCTGCCGAGTGCTCCTGTCGACGTCCGGGCGCATCGCCCGCACCTCGGACGCTGCACCGCTGGCCCGCGACGGCAAGCGCTCCAGCCATGATGCGCTGACGTCGGAGATCGTGACCACGACACAGGGCAAGGTCGGCGCAGTGACCACGACCGGACGACTGCACATGGTCGATGTCGTCGACCTCCCGGCACTGCCTCCGGCCGCCGCGCGACCCAATGTCGCCGGAGGGGTGAAGATCGCCGAGTACGCGGCGCTGGAGAAGAACGAGAAGATCCTCGGGCTCATCGACCTCGATCGTGAGTTCGTCATCGGCACCGCCCAGGGCGTGGTCAAGCGGGTGTCGGTGACCGGGCGACCGAACAAAAACGAATGGGAGGCGATCACCCTCAAGGGCAAGGACACGGTCGTCGGCGTCGCACAGCCCGAAGATATCGACGATTCCCTGGCCGTGTTCGTGACCTCGAACGCTCAGCTGCTCGCCTTCGACGCCTCGGGCCTGCGCGCCCAGGGCTGGAATGCTTCGGGTGTGGCCGGAATCAAGGTCGCCGCCGATGCGCGAGTCGTGTTCTTCGGAATGACGCCGAAAGCCGCGAAGACCGATGAGGACGGAGACGCAGATGCCGAACTCGGCAGCTTCGCCGTCGTCACCATCGCCAGCGGTGAGAACTTCTACGGTGCCCCGTCATCGTCGATCAAGGTCAGCGAATTCTCCGAGTTCCCGACCAAGGGCCGAGCCACCTCGGGGGTGCGCGCCCACAAATTCCTCAAGGGAGAGACCGAACTGTCTCTGGCCTGGGTCGGAGATTCGCCGCAGGCGGCTGCGTCAGCCGGCGGAGCCAGGATCCTGCCGGCGGAACTGTCGCGACGTGACGGGACGGGATCGCCGTTGGAGTCGAAGATCGACGTCATCGGAACTCTGCCCCGCCTCGGTGGGGCCGAAAGCATCGACCACACCGCTGCGGCGACGGCAGACGACGCAGATGCCGGCGACGAGTACGCTGCCGAGCCCGAAGACTCGAGCGCCGAAGCGGATGCGGGTTCTGCCCGCGGCACCGGCAAGGGCAGGTCTGCTGGGAAGGCGTCTGCCGGGAAGAAGTCGGCAGGCAAGCGTCGCGGCGGTGAGCAGGGGCTGGCCACCAGCTTCGATGGGCTCGACCTCGACCTCGATGATGCGAAGGATGAGATCGCCCGGTCGAAGTTCGACGACGAGGATGCCGTCATCGTCTCCCACGACGATGATGACGACGATTCAGCACTGTTCTGA
- a CDS encoding acyl-CoA carboxylase subunit beta: MTDTPRTTAERIDAFTQRRDAAHTGNQRSVDNQHKRGKQTARERIDALLDAESFQEIDEFARHHNHQFGMENNRPDGDGVVCGLGTIEGKTVAVFAHDFTVLGGSLAEANGRKIVKVQKLALKLGCPIIGINDSGGARIQEGVGSIALFAEIFRLNVASSGVIPQISLIMGPSAGGAVYSPALTDVTIMVDQISHMYITGPDVIKTVTGESVGHEELGGGRTNNTVSGNAHYLASDEDDALNYVRDLLSFLPQNNLDPADADEFESDLSLTPEDEGLDTLMPDSPSQPYDILDVVTTVLDDSEFLQVSELFAPNVVTGFGRVEGVSVGVIANQPMQLAGTLDIDASEKAARFVRLCDAFNIPILTFVDVPGFLPGTDQEFSGIIRRGAKLIYAYGEATVPLVTLITRKAYGGAYCVMGSKQLGADINLAWPSAQIAVMGAQGAANIVYRRKLKAVEEAGEDVDAARAELIQDYEDALLNPYLAAEEGYIDAVIKPSETRNRIVRSLRALKNKHVDAPARKHGNIPL, encoded by the coding sequence ATGACGGATACCCCACGGACTACAGCCGAGCGCATCGACGCTTTCACCCAGCGCCGGGACGCCGCTCACACCGGCAATCAGCGCTCGGTGGACAACCAGCACAAGCGCGGCAAGCAGACCGCCCGTGAACGCATCGACGCTCTCCTCGATGCCGAATCCTTCCAGGAGATCGACGAATTCGCCCGCCACCACAATCACCAGTTCGGGATGGAGAACAATCGTCCCGACGGTGACGGCGTGGTCTGCGGACTGGGCACGATCGAAGGCAAGACCGTCGCGGTCTTCGCTCACGACTTCACGGTCCTCGGCGGGTCGCTCGCCGAGGCGAACGGACGCAAGATCGTCAAGGTGCAGAAGCTTGCGCTCAAGCTCGGCTGCCCGATCATCGGCATCAACGACTCCGGCGGCGCCCGCATTCAGGAGGGTGTCGGATCGATCGCCCTCTTCGCCGAGATCTTCCGCCTCAACGTCGCCTCCTCCGGCGTCATCCCGCAGATCTCGCTGATCATGGGCCCCTCTGCCGGCGGCGCGGTCTACTCCCCCGCCCTGACCGATGTCACGATCATGGTCGACCAGATCAGCCACATGTACATCACCGGTCCCGATGTCATCAAAACCGTCACCGGTGAGTCGGTCGGGCACGAAGAGCTCGGCGGCGGGCGGACGAACAACACCGTCTCCGGCAACGCCCACTACCTCGCCAGCGACGAAGACGACGCGCTCAACTATGTGCGCGATCTGCTCTCGTTCCTGCCGCAGAACAACCTCGACCCCGCCGATGCCGACGAGTTCGAATCCGACCTGTCGCTGACTCCCGAGGACGAGGGTCTGGACACGCTGATGCCGGACTCACCGTCTCAGCCCTACGACATCCTCGACGTCGTGACCACGGTCCTCGACGACAGCGAGTTCCTGCAGGTCTCCGAGCTCTTCGCCCCCAATGTCGTCACCGGCTTCGGCCGGGTCGAGGGGGTCAGCGTCGGCGTCATCGCCAACCAGCCGATGCAGCTGGCCGGCACCCTCGACATCGACGCCTCGGAGAAGGCCGCCCGCTTCGTCCGCCTCTGCGACGCCTTCAACATCCCGATCCTCACCTTCGTCGACGTGCCCGGGTTCCTGCCCGGCACCGACCAGGAGTTCAGCGGCATCATCCGCCGCGGAGCCAAGCTCATCTACGCCTACGGTGAGGCCACCGTCCCGCTCGTCACGCTCATCACCCGCAAGGCCTACGGCGGTGCGTACTGCGTGATGGGGTCGAAGCAGCTCGGCGCCGATATCAACCTCGCGTGGCCGAGCGCGCAGATCGCGGTGATGGGCGCCCAGGGTGCGGCGAACATCGTCTACCGTCGCAAGCTCAAGGCTGTCGAGGAGGCCGGTGAGGATGTCGACGCCGCCCGTGCCGAACTCATCCAGGACTACGAAGACGCGCTGCTCAACCCGTACTTGGCCGCCGAAGAAGGCTATATCGACGCTGTCATCAAACCGAGCGAGACCCGCAATCGGATCGTGCGCTCCCTGCGGGCGCTGAAGAACAAGCACGTCGACGCACCTGCGCGCAAGCACGGTAATATCCCCCTATGA
- a CDS encoding adenylate/guanylate cyclase domain-containing protein has protein sequence MAVSDFTAGFDIVRPEQIGTAEVGDDKERRDGGSADVEQRTGEPDTVAAEHVREPETREPGTREPETAPGPPAEPNSNGGSTAERMQTQPTEEPAPAHDAAPAASVPGIEYGDDDLVRGLETTDGHGTTDDRTSPGRPGTDARDDSSEQDADPRESGAESADDDGEDFFGGLREDPRTSAMQIVDEENADDADGVDAPDFDETIYETRTAAERLEEILLDGKRVLDRREAAKLGGISTVSARKMWRALGMSQAGETDKAYTVSDAHALRIWAKPVADGLIDQTTALSLARAIGQTTDRLVVWQMETLVEFLTEEKGLTDPEARRDALQVVEDMVDPLQKMLTYSWRRNLADVMGRLNVNVSDGLAMDNRQGWYDSSMPLARAVGFIDLVSFTRLSQKMEPRQLADMVQEFQGMAYNIVATGGGRVIKTVGDEVFFAASTPLAGAEIAMTLMERVTAAEDLPQARVGFVWGRVLSRLGDIFGSSVNLAARLTAVAEPGTIFTDEETARVLSASDAYVYEPRDSISLHGLGETAIGEMKRGTAAQMRLDLDDESES, from the coding sequence ATGGCGGTCTCTGATTTCACCGCCGGCTTCGACATCGTCCGGCCAGAGCAGATCGGCACAGCCGAGGTCGGGGACGACAAGGAGCGCCGAGACGGCGGTTCCGCCGATGTCGAGCAGCGCACCGGCGAGCCGGACACAGTCGCCGCTGAGCACGTCCGGGAGCCTGAGACTCGGGAGCCTGGGACCCGAGAGCCGGAGACCGCCCCAGGACCACCGGCGGAGCCGAACTCGAATGGCGGCAGCACAGCCGAACGGATGCAGACCCAGCCGACTGAGGAACCTGCACCGGCGCACGACGCAGCACCTGCCGCCTCGGTGCCGGGCATCGAATACGGCGATGATGACCTCGTCCGCGGACTCGAGACCACAGACGGACACGGCACCACAGACGATCGGACCTCTCCGGGCCGTCCCGGCACAGACGCCCGGGACGATTCGTCCGAGCAGGATGCCGACCCGCGCGAATCCGGAGCCGAATCCGCAGACGATGATGGCGAAGACTTCTTCGGAGGCCTCCGTGAGGATCCGCGCACCTCGGCGATGCAGATCGTCGACGAGGAGAACGCCGATGACGCCGATGGCGTCGATGCGCCGGACTTCGACGAGACGATCTACGAGACCCGGACGGCGGCCGAACGTCTGGAGGAGATCCTCCTCGACGGCAAACGCGTCCTCGATCGCCGCGAGGCAGCGAAGCTCGGGGGAATCTCGACCGTGTCGGCGCGCAAGATGTGGCGCGCACTGGGAATGTCGCAGGCAGGAGAGACGGACAAGGCCTACACGGTCAGCGACGCCCATGCGCTGCGGATCTGGGCGAAACCCGTCGCCGACGGCCTCATCGATCAGACCACTGCGCTGTCGCTGGCCCGGGCGATCGGGCAGACGACTGACCGCCTCGTCGTCTGGCAGATGGAGACGCTCGTGGAGTTCCTCACCGAGGAGAAGGGGCTGACCGATCCGGAGGCCCGACGCGATGCCCTGCAGGTCGTCGAGGACATGGTCGACCCGCTGCAGAAGATGCTCACGTATTCGTGGCGGCGCAACCTCGCCGATGTCATGGGACGTCTCAACGTCAACGTCTCCGATGGGCTGGCCATGGACAACAGGCAGGGCTGGTACGATTCATCGATGCCGTTGGCCAGGGCCGTCGGATTCATCGACCTCGTGTCGTTCACCCGCCTGTCGCAGAAGATGGAGCCCCGTCAGCTTGCGGACATGGTCCAGGAGTTCCAGGGCATGGCCTACAACATCGTCGCCACCGGCGGCGGCCGCGTCATCAAGACGGTCGGCGATGAGGTGTTCTTCGCCGCGTCCACGCCCTTGGCCGGAGCCGAGATCGCGATGACGCTCATGGAGCGGGTCACTGCGGCCGAGGATCTGCCGCAGGCGCGAGTCGGCTTCGTCTGGGGACGCGTGCTCTCCCGTCTCGGCGATATCTTCGGCTCCAGCGTCAACCTCGCGGCACGACTGACCGCGGTCGCCGAACCGGGAACGATCTTCACCGATGAGGAGACGGCCAGGGTGCTCTCGGCCTCCGACGCCTACGTCTACGAACCGCGTGATTCGATCTCCCTGCACGGCCTCGGAGAGACCGCTATCGGCGAGATGAAGCGCGGCACCGCGGCCCAGATGCGCCTCGACCTCGACGACGAATCCGAGAGCTGA
- the istB gene encoding IS21-like element helper ATPase IstB, translated as MNAKTIPASTPAVTALGDQAAEAAIATACRTLFMPTIRDQASPMAEAAARERLSHKAYLAEVLAAECDDRDARRRIRRIKEAKFPRTKHLSDFDTAAIEDLPPARLATLATGAWIDAGEPLVLLGDSGTGKTHLLIGLGTAAAEQGRRVRYVTTAALVNELTEAADAKQLSRVVGRYARLDLLCLDELGYVSLDSRGAELLFQIITEREERASIATASNASFSEWGQTFTDPRLAAAVVDRLTFNAHIINTGTSSYRLRTTRARSEEATLQEGDQP; from the coding sequence ATGAACGCGAAAACCATCCCGGCATCGACGCCGGCAGTGACTGCTCTGGGTGATCAGGCGGCTGAGGCCGCGATCGCCACGGCTTGTCGGACCCTGTTCATGCCCACGATCCGTGACCAGGCCTCACCGATGGCCGAGGCAGCAGCCCGAGAACGGCTCTCGCACAAGGCCTACCTGGCTGAGGTGTTGGCCGCGGAGTGTGATGATCGTGATGCCCGCCGTCGGATCCGGCGGATCAAGGAAGCGAAGTTTCCTCGCACCAAGCACCTGTCCGACTTCGATACCGCCGCCATCGAGGATTTGCCGCCGGCCCGGTTGGCGACTCTGGCCACCGGAGCGTGGATCGATGCCGGTGAGCCGTTGGTGCTACTCGGTGATTCCGGGACAGGGAAGACGCATCTGCTGATCGGTCTGGGGACCGCCGCGGCCGAGCAGGGCCGCAGAGTCCGCTACGTCACGACGGCGGCCCTGGTCAACGAGCTCACCGAGGCCGCCGATGCCAAGCAGCTCTCCCGGGTAGTGGGCCGCTATGCTCGCCTGGACCTGCTGTGCCTGGATGAGTTGGGGTATGTCAGCCTCGATTCTCGTGGAGCTGAGTTACTCTTCCAGATCATCACCGAACGTGAGGAACGAGCCTCGATTGCGACAGCCTCGAACGCCTCGTTCAGCGAGTGGGGGCAGACATTCACCGACCCGCGGCTGGCCGCGGCCGTTGTCGATCGGTTGACGTTTAACGCCCACATCATCAACACCGGCACCAGCTCTTACCGGCTGCGCACCACCCGGGCCAGGAGCGAAGAGGCCACTTTGCAGGAAGGAGATCAACCATGA
- a CDS encoding TetR/AcrR family transcriptional regulator: protein MRSNVENESAAPGEGLRERKKRERRQALRRAAIELALEKGYHHVTVEDICERCGVSRRTFFNYYSSKEEALLGRADTVFDEEDQPAIEEFEAGGPHGDLVDDLEYLLAFIVTTRMSRHEEMHQHHLMLKQDPSLLQLQMARMGNNERRFRQIVQRRLDGRAGPASAAESHRFGTDVTSVNDATPVAEDEEAVSLRAEAVAAMAMMALNLAFTRLRRFGGEPEPVMKELFDELRVIFDESSA from the coding sequence ATGAGGTCGAACGTGGAGAATGAATCTGCGGCACCGGGCGAAGGGCTGCGCGAACGCAAGAAACGCGAACGCCGGCAGGCTCTGCGCCGTGCGGCGATCGAACTCGCCCTGGAGAAGGGGTACCACCACGTCACCGTCGAAGACATCTGCGAACGCTGCGGTGTCTCCCGCCGGACCTTCTTCAACTACTACTCCTCGAAGGAAGAGGCACTGCTCGGTCGCGCCGACACCGTCTTCGACGAAGAGGACCAGCCTGCCATCGAGGAATTCGAAGCAGGCGGTCCCCACGGAGATCTCGTCGACGACCTCGAGTACCTGTTGGCCTTCATCGTCACCACGCGGATGAGTCGGCACGAGGAGATGCATCAGCATCACCTCATGCTCAAACAGGACCCTTCGCTGCTGCAGCTGCAGATGGCGCGGATGGGCAATAACGAACGACGCTTCCGGCAGATCGTCCAACGTCGCCTCGACGGCAGGGCCGGTCCCGCCTCGGCGGCAGAGTCCCACCGATTCGGGACTGACGTGACGTCGGTGAACGACGCGACGCCTGTAGCCGAGGACGAGGAAGCGGTCTCACTGCGGGCCGAGGCCGTCGCGGCCATGGCGATGATGGCTCTGAATCTGGCGTTCACCCGACTGCGGAGGTTCGGCGGCGAGCCCGAACCTGTGATGAAAGAGCTCTTCGACGAACTGCGTGTGATCTTCGACGAGAGCTCGGCCTGA
- the istA gene encoding IS21 family transposase, with amino-acid sequence MSRVEQFENIRRDHRDHEMSIRQLAQKYKVHRRTVRQALADAVPPRRKTPERVAPVLGEHVATVRAWLVADKEVPRKQRHTARRVWQRLVEEEGVEVAESSVRTLVAKLRRDIFDQSLEVKVPQTHAPAAEAEVDFGEFYALIGGVWLKLWMFILRLSHSGKAVHIAYANQAQESFLDGHVKAFDRLGGVPTGMIRYDNLTPAVVRVLLGREREENPRFVALRSHYGFDSFFCQPGIKGAHEKGGVEGEVGRFRRRHLVPVPEFASLAELNAFMVAADAGDDDRKITGRVETVGAAAARELPGLRGLPDEVFDAAQTLSCRVDARARVCVRQSYYSVPARLAGRRLQVRLGATTVTVIAESGVVAVHTRSLHKYTEDLVLDHYLEVLIRKPGAFAGATALAAARKSGMFTNAHQRFWDAARGQLGDTAGTRALIGVLLLHRSLPNGDIVTALTTATGLGCFDADVVAVEARRAGQAMTAPPAVVVPAHVGPVGERPVPGLGAYDELVSVVGA; translated from the coding sequence ATGTCGAGAGTGGAGCAATTCGAGAATATCCGACGAGACCACAGAGACCATGAGATGTCGATTCGACAGTTAGCCCAAAAGTACAAGGTCCACCGCAGGACGGTACGTCAGGCGTTGGCGGATGCGGTACCACCGCGGCGGAAGACTCCGGAGAGGGTAGCACCAGTCCTCGGTGAGCACGTTGCCACCGTCCGGGCTTGGTTAGTTGCTGACAAAGAGGTCCCTCGGAAGCAGCGTCATACCGCCCGGCGGGTCTGGCAGCGCCTCGTCGAGGAGGAAGGAGTCGAGGTTGCGGAGTCGAGTGTGCGAACCCTGGTCGCGAAGCTGCGCCGGGACATTTTCGATCAGTCGTTGGAGGTCAAGGTTCCTCAAACCCATGCCCCGGCGGCTGAAGCCGAGGTCGACTTCGGGGAGTTCTACGCCCTCATCGGTGGGGTGTGGTTGAAGCTGTGGATGTTCATTCTGCGCCTATCGCATTCGGGTAAAGCCGTGCACATTGCTTACGCCAACCAGGCTCAGGAGTCGTTTCTCGACGGTCATGTGAAGGCCTTCGACCGGCTCGGTGGAGTCCCGACGGGCATGATCCGGTATGACAACCTGACTCCGGCGGTGGTGCGGGTGCTGCTGGGTCGGGAACGGGAGGAGAATCCCCGGTTTGTCGCCCTGAGGTCGCATTACGGGTTCGATAGCTTCTTCTGCCAGCCCGGGATCAAGGGTGCTCATGAGAAGGGTGGCGTCGAGGGGGAGGTCGGTCGGTTCCGGCGCCGTCATCTGGTGCCGGTGCCCGAGTTCGCCTCCTTAGCCGAGCTCAACGCTTTCATGGTCGCTGCCGATGCTGGTGATGACGACCGAAAGATCACCGGCCGGGTCGAGACGGTCGGGGCCGCGGCGGCCCGGGAGCTGCCTGGCCTGCGGGGTTTGCCCGATGAGGTCTTCGATGCCGCGCAGACCCTGTCGTGTCGGGTCGATGCGAGAGCCAGAGTGTGCGTACGTCAGTCCTATTACTCGGTGCCGGCCCGGTTGGCTGGCAGACGCCTCCAGGTGCGTTTGGGGGCCACGACGGTGACCGTGATCGCTGAGTCGGGGGTGGTCGCTGTCCATACCCGGTCGCTGCATAAGTACACCGAAGATTTGGTCCTCGATCACTACCTGGAAGTCCTCATACGCAAGCCCGGAGCATTCGCCGGGGCCACCGCGCTGGCGGCTGCCCGGAAGTCCGGGATGTTCACGAACGCTCATCAACGGTTCTGGGATGCTGCGCGTGGGCAACTCGGCGACACGGCCGGGACCCGGGCGCTCATCGGTGTGCTGCTACTGCACCGCAGCCTGCCCAACGGTGACATTGTCACCGCATTGACAACCGCGACCGGGTTGGGATGCTTCGATGCTGATGTGGTCGCGGTCGAGGCCCGCCGGGCCGGTCAGGCGATGACTGCGCCACCGGCGGTGGTCGTCCCGGCCCACGTCGGACCAGTCGGGGAGAGGCCGGTGCCGGGCCTGGGCGCCTATGACGAACTGGTCTCGGTGGTGGGAGCATGA